The Arachis hypogaea cultivar Tifrunner chromosome 16, arahy.Tifrunner.gnm2.J5K5, whole genome shotgun sequence genome contains a region encoding:
- the LOC112758781 gene encoding uncharacterized protein: MLLRSSSTPILGSLHSSFTDSPNNNSIHSESCHAFKHHLPPCVPQHHHQKISFHQSPFMQFSCTSSPISPSISEGQCKGFRRVQSEGNLEDLAIATCNNNNEDIVGDIPFKRFSARPKCMVLETIPSFSVTKHKGLCEEDADDEETDSDSDIEYEKESGSLMNLQKGMVLSEEVRDGSCRVGFAEREEKFGGKQMYLARGLGVDVCVDGIGGCRGGRGGGSGGGGGDYNSMSSGGNDGDRSEVEEYYKKMLEENPGNPLFLRNYAQYLYQCKEDHEGAEEYYSRAILADPEDGDVLSQYGKLVWELHKDEERASAYFERAVQASPEDSHVHAAYASFLWDTEEGEDDCNDSECLPPQFHQGAMATAGA, translated from the exons ATGCTTCTCAGAAGCTCTTCAACCCCAATTCTTGGTTCCCTCCACTCATCCTTCACAGACAGTCCTAATAACAATAGCATTCACTCTGAGTCCTGCCATGCATTCAAGCATCATCTTCCACCATGTGTCCCTCAACATCATCACCAAAAAATCTCTTTCCATCAATCTCCCTTTATGCAGTTCTCGtgcacttcctctccaatctcacCCTCAATCTCTGAAGGCCAATGCAAAGGCTTCAGAAGAGTTCAGTCTGAAGGGAACTTGGAGGATTTAGCTATTGCTACttgcaacaacaacaatgaagacaTAGTAGGAGATATTCCTTTCAAGAGATTTTCAGCAAGACCAAAGTGTATGGTACTCGAGACTATTCCCTCTTTCTCTGTTACCAAGCACAAAGGCTTGTGCGAAGAAGATGCAGACGATGAAGAAACCGACAGTGACAGTGACATTGAatatgagaaagaaagtggaagCTTAATGAATCTTCAAAAGGGTATGGTACTGTCTGAAGAAGTGAGAGATGGAAGCTGCAGGGTAGGTTTTGCTGAGAGGGAAGAAAAGTTTGGTGGTAAACAAATGTATCTTGCAAGAGGGCTTGGAGTTGATGTCTGCGTGGATGGCATAGGTGGCTGCAGGGGTGGTAGAGGTGGTggcagtggtggtggtggtggtgattatAACTCCATGAGCTCTGGAGGAAATGATGGAGATAGATCTGAGGTGGAAGAATATTACAAGAAGATGCTGGAAGAAAATCCTGGGAACCCTTTGTTTCTGAGAAATTATGCTCAGTATTTGTATCAG TGCAAAGAAGACCATGAAGGAGCCGAGGAGTATTATTCGCGTGCCATCCTAGCAGATCCAGAAGACGGCGATGTTCTATCACAGTATGGGAAGCTAGTTTGGGAGCTACACAAGGACGAAGAACGAGCGTCAGCCTATTTTGAAAGAGCGGTACAAGCCTCTCCTGAAGACAG CCATGTACATGCAGCGTATGCAAGTTTCCTTTGGGACACAGAGGAGGGTGAGGATGATTGCAATGATTCAGAGTGTTTGCCACCACAATTTCATCAAGGAGCTATGGCTACTGCTGGTGCCTAA
- the LOC112758782 gene encoding uncharacterized protein: MLAKRLISFLRSSPKSQVSSSTKNVDEGKSKYFGRKAVSFVLITVTGGVALSALDDLAIYHGCSSKAMEQVSKNQALIDAIGEPIVKGPWYNASLAVAHKRHSVSCSFPVSGPQGTGILQLKAVRNGEDTWSSFFLPRDWDILIMDALLHLPGNDERNRTMRINLSDKLASSCTAAACTACVPSPSQNSKAKLSTTL, from the exons ATGTTGGCCAAGAGACTCATCTCCTTCCTTAGGTCCTCTCCAAAATCTCAGGTTTCAAG TTCCACAAAGAATGTGGATGAAGGCAAGAGCAAATATTTCGGTCGCAAGGCAGTGTCGTTTGTTTTGATTACCGTTACGGGTGGTGTTGCTCTAAGTGCCCTTGATGATCTTGCCATCTATCATGGCTGTAGCAG CAAGGCCATGGAGCAAGTGAGCAAGAACCAGGCATTAATAGATGCTATTGGAGAACCAATAGTTAAAGGTCCATGGTACAATGCATCTCTGGCGGTAGCTCATAAGAGGCATTCTGTGTCTTGCTCATTTCCTGTTTCTGGACCACAAGGCACAGGTATCTTACAGCTAAAGGCAGTTCGAAATGGAG AGGACACTTGGTCTTCCTTTTTTCTTCCCCGAGATTGGGACATTTTAATCATGGATGCCCTCCTTCATTTACCTGGGAATGACGAGAGGAATAGAACGATGCGGATTAATCTCTCTGACAAGTTGGCTTCTTCTTGTACTGCTGCTGCTTGCACTGCATGCGTACCTTCTCCATCACAAAATTCAAAGGCTAAATTGAGTACCACTCTATGA
- the LOC112758783 gene encoding uncharacterized protein, with product MKKNKMKMRSKLLMIIFLCYNIGRFAANDEVSALISIKAGLFDPLNALHEWKLEKTAGEDSAHCTWTGVSCNSDGAVEKLDLSHKNLSGDISSDILRLKSLSSLNLCCNGFSSPLPRYIANLTTLKSLDVSQNLFSGEFPFGLGRAWRLMTLNASSNEFTGLLPGDLGNASSLEMLDLRGSFFEGTIPESFSNLHKLKFLGLSGNNLTGKIPGELGQLSSMEFMILGYNEFQGGIPSEFGNLTSLKYLDLAVANLSGEIPKSFGNLKSLNTMFLYNNDFEGSIPPEIGNMSSLQLLDLSDNMLSGKIPPEISQLRNLQLLNFMGNKLFGAVPSGLGQLPKLQVLELWNNSLSGALPGNLGKNSPLQWLDVSSNSLSGEIPETLCSQGNLTKLILFNNAFSGRIPVSLSTCTSLVRVRIQNNLLSGTVPVGLGKLGRLQRLELANNTLTGGIPDDIASSTSLSFIDLSRNKLHSSLPSTILSIPNLQAFMVSNNNLEGEIPDQFQDCPSLTVLDLSSNQFSGGIPASIASCLKLVNLNLRSNQLTGEIPKAISNMPTLAILDLSSNSLGGQIPESFGVSPALESFNVSYNKLEGSVPANGILRSINPNDLVGNAGLCGGVLPPCGLNLSFTSKHGSSHTRRIITGWIIGISSILVIGIAILVARSLYTRWYTNGSCLGERFYKGSKGWPWRLMAFQRLGFTSSDILACIKETNVIGMGATGIVYKAEIPQSSTVVAVKKLWRAGSDIEVGSNSNDLVGEVNLLGRLRHRNIVRLLGFLHNDTDLMIVYEYMHNGNLGDALHGKQAARLLVDWVSRYNIALGVAQGLAYLHHDCHPPVIHRDIKSNNILLDADLEARIADFGLAKMMIRKNETVSMVAGSYGYIAPEYGYALKVDEKIDVYSYGVVLLELLTGKRPTDEEFGESVDIVEWIRRKLRDNKNLEAALDPNVVGNSRHVLEEMLLVLRIALLCTAKLPRERPTMRDVIMMLEEAKPRRKSSSNNNNNNETTCSINSSNKEVPVFSPSPVIGLV from the exons atgaagaagaacaagatgAAAATGAGAAGCAAGCTTCTCATGATCATATTCTTATGTTACAACATTGGCAGATTCGCTGCGAATGATGAAGTATCTGCATTGATTTCTATAAAAGCAGGACTATTTGATCCACTGAACGCCCTGCACGAGTGGAAGCTGGAGAAAACAGCAGGGGAGGATTCAGCTCACTGCACATGGACCGGCGTCTCGTGCAACTCGGACGGAGCAGTAGAGAAGCTTGATCTCTCCCACAAGAATCTCAGCGGCGACATATCAAGTGATATACTAAGGCTTAAAAGTCTCTCCTCTTTAAACTTGTGCTGCAATGGATTCTCATCACCGTTGCCGAGATACATAGCCAATCTCACCACACTCAAGAGTCTTGATGTGAGTCAGAACCTCTTCAGTGGCGAATTTCCATTTGGACTCGGAAGGGCGTGGCGACTTATGACCTTAAATGCATCCAGCAATGAGTTCACAGGGCTACTTCCCGGAGACCTTGGAAACGCTTCTTCGTTGGAGATGTTGGAtctcagaggaagcttctttgaAGGCACAATTCCAGAATCATTCAGCAACTTGCATAAGTTGAAGTTCCTTGGTCTATCTGGGAATAATCTCACTGGGAAGATTCCTGGAGAGTTAGGACAACTTTCATCAATGGAGTTTATGATCCTCGGATACAATGAATTCCAAGGAGGGATTCCATCAGAGTTTGGAAACCTCACAAGCCTTAAGTATCTTGATTTGGCAGTGGCTAATCTTAGTGGTGAGATTCCGAAATCATTTGGAAATCTCAAGTCATTGAATACAATGTTCTTGTACAACAACGATTTCGAAGGAAGCATTCCACCGGAGATTGGTAACATGAGTTCTTTGCAGCTGCTGGATCTCTCTGATAACATGCTTTCAGGGAAAATTCCACCTGAAATAAGTCAGCTGAGGAATCTTCAGCTGCTGAATTTCATGGGAAACAAGCTATTCGGCGCCGTCCCGTCCGGTCTTGGACAGTTGCCTAAACTCCAAGTTCTTGAGCTTTGGAACAATTCATTGTCAGGGGCATTGCCTGGTAATCTTGGAAAGAATTCACCATTGCAATGGTTGGATGTTTCATCCAATTCACTCTCTGGTGAGATTCCAGAAACTCTTTGCAGCCAGGGGAATCTCACCAAGCTAATACTTTTCAACAACGCCTTCTCCGGTCGAATTCCGGTGAGCTTATCCACATGTACTTCGCTTGTTCGGGTAAGAATACAGAACAATCTTCTTTCCGGAACAGTTCCAGTTGGTCTTGGTAAGCTTGGGAGGCTTCAGAGGTTAGAATTGGCTAACAACACTCTCACCGGTGGAATCCCTGATGACATAGCTTCTTCCACATCACTTTCCTTCATTGATCTCTCAAGAAACAAGCTCCATTCTTCTCTTCCTTCCACCATTCTTTCCATTCCAAATCTTCAGGCTTTCATGGTCTCTAACAACAACTTGGAAGGTGAGATTCCAGACCAATTCCAGGACTGCCCCTCGCTTACAGTTCTAGACCTCTCATCAAATCAATTCTCTGGAGGCATTCCAGCAAGCATAGCTTCTTGCCTGAAATTGGTAAATTTGAACCTAAGAAGCAACCAGTTAACAGGTGAAATCCCAAAAGCAATATCTAACATGCCTACATTGGCCATTCTTGATCTTTCAAGCAACTCGCTAGGCGGCCAAATACCAGAAAGTTTCGGTGTTTCCCCAGCTCTGGAATCCTTCAATGTGTCATACAATAAGCTTGAAGGGTCAGTCCCAGCTAATGGGATCCTAAGAAGCATAAACCCAAATGATCTGGTGGGCAATGCTGGCTTATGTGGTGGTGTCCTGCCTCCTTGTGGCCTAAACTTGTCATTTACATCTAAGCATGGAAGCTCGCACACAAGGCGCATTATTACGGGATGGATCATTGGGATATCGTCAATCTTAGTCATTGGGATTGCGATTCTGGTAGCGAGATCTTTATACACCAGGTGGTACACCAATGGCTCCTGCCTTGGTGAAAGATTTTATAAAGGTAGCAAAGGGTGGCCTTGGAGATTGATGGCATTTCAGAGGCTTGGCTTCACAAGTTCAGACATTCTAGCTTGCATCAAGGAAACGAATGTGATCGGAATGGGAGCCACCGGGATTGTTTACAAGGCTGAGATACCACAATCAAGTACAGTTGTGGCAGTGAAGAAATTGTGGAGAGCAGGATCTGATATTGAAGTAGGAAGCAACAGCAATGACCTTGTTGGAGAGGTTAATCTCTTAGGGAGGTTAAGGCATAGGAACATCGTTAGGCTATTAGGATTTCTTCATAATGACACGGATTTGATGATAGTTTATGAATACATGCACAATGGCAACCTCGGAGATGCCTTGCATGGTAAGCAAGCAGCAAGATTACTTGTAGATTGGGTTTCGCGGTATAACATCGCTCTTGGAGTTGCTCAAGGACTTGCTTATCTTCATCATGATTGCCATCCACCGGTTATCCATCGCGACATCAAATCAAACAACATATTGCTTGATGCAGATCTTGAGGCAAGGATAGCAGATTTCGGATTGGCCAAGATGATGATCCGGAAGAATGAGACTGTTTCCATGGTTGCCGGATCCTACGGCTACATAGCCCCAG AATATGGATATGCCTTGAAGGTGGATGAGAAGATTGATGTTTATAGCTATGGAGTAGTTCTGCTGGAGCTGCTGACGGGTAAGCGGCCCACAGATGAGGAGTTCGGAGAAAGTGTAGACATTGTAGAGTGGATTAGAAGAAAATTGAGAGACAACAAGAATCTAGAAGCAGCGTTAGACCCAAACGTAGTAGGAAACAGTAGGCATGTGTTAGAGGAGATGCTGTTAGTTCTAAGAATAGCACTTCTTTGCACTGCAAAGCTTCCAAGGGAGAGACCAACCATGAGGGATGTGATAATgatgcttgaagaagcaaaaccAAGGAGAAAGagtagcagcaacaacaacaacaacaatgaaacaacTTGTTCAATTAACAGCAGCAATAAAGAGGTTCCAGTTTTTAGTCCATCACCAGTTATTGGCCTTGTGTAG